In the Aeromicrobium fastidiosum genome, CGGTGCCGACGAGCTCGTCGGCGGACACCAGCAGGTGCTGCGGCAGCTCGCCCGTGCGGCGCACCGCGTCTGCAAGGTCGGGGTCGGGCACGCCGATGACGGCGACCTTGGCCGCGAGCTCGTAGATCTCGGCGGAGTTGCGGTAGTTGGTCGAGAGCCGGAAGGCGTGCTCGGGCTTGCCGTCGAGCGCGGCCTTGCGGGCCGACGCCGACTCCTGCGGGTGCGGCCACGACGACTGCGCGTCGTCACCCACGATCGTCCAGCTGGCGTGCCGGCCACGACGTCCGAGCATGCGCCACTGCATGGGCGACAGGTCCTGCGCCTCGTCGACCAGCACGTGCGCGAATCCGTCGTCCTCGATGCTCTGGGTCGTGCGGTTGCGGTCGACGCGCTCGTCGCGCTCGCGTCGCTCGAAGCTCATGAGCTGCTTGGGCCCGTCGTCATCGTCGTCGGTGACCTCGGGCAGCTCGCCCAGCAGGTAGCGCAGCTCGTCGACGAGCGGGACGTCCTGGATGCTCGGCTCGCCCGCGGCCCACGAGGCCTTGAGCGCGGCCACTTCGACGCGGCTGAACGTGCCCTCGCCCCCGTGACCAGCACTGAGTCGGTCGATGACGTCGGGCAGCATGCGCCAGATCTCGATCGGCTCGACCGGAGGCCACCACTGCTCGACGAAGTCGATGAAACGGTCGTCGGTCGTGACGATCTCGACGAAGTCGTCGCGTCCCTTGTCGAGGGCTCGCTCGCCCCGCACCTGGCGCCAGAGCGCCTCGACCAGCACGGCAGGCGCCTGCGCGTACGCGCGGTTGCGCTTGGCGTTGTTCAGCAGCTGGCGACGGAGCTTGTCGAGCTGCGCCGCGTCGAGCCGCAGGACATCGTCCTTGAAGAAGTAACGGAACTCGGTCGGGGCGCCCGCCATGGGGGCGGCCGCGGCCTTGGCCAGGAAGCCCGTCATGCGCGACGACCCCTTGGCCGCCGCGGCGACCGACTCGTCGTGCCGCGCGGCCCGGATGCCGTCGACGACCTCGCCGAGCGAGCGCAGCGTCACGCTGGTCTCGCCGAGGCTGGGCAGCACGCGCTCGATGTAGTTCATGAACACCGTCGACGGACCCACCACGAGAACGCCGCCCGACTCGAACCGGCGGCGGTCGGTGTAGAGCAGGTAGGCCGCCCGGTGCAGGGCGACGACGGTCTTGCCGGTGCCGGGGCCTCCGCCGATCGTGGTCGCGCCGCGACTGGGGGCGCGGATCGCCTCGTCCTGCTCCTTCTGGATCGTCGCGACGACCGAGTGCATGGTGCTGTCGCGCGCTCGGGTGAGGCTCGCGAGCAGGGCTCCCTCGCCGATCACGACGAGGTCGTCGGGGGCGTTGTCGGCGTCGAGCAGGTCGTCCTCGACACCGATGACCTTGTCGTTGGCGCAGCGCAGCACCCGACGCCGGACGACGCCGGACGGCTCCTGCGCGGTGGCCTGGTAGAAGATCGCCGCGGCGGGGGCACGCCAGTCGATCAGCAGGATCTCGCGGTCGGCGTCGCGGATGCCGATGCGCCCGATGTAGCGCGACTCCCCGTTCAGCATCGAGAGGCGTCCGAACACCAGCCCGTCGTGCGCCGCGTTGAGCGCCGAGAGGCGCCGCTGCGCCTGGAACACCATGGCGTCGCGCTCGACGAGACCGCCCTCGTTGCCGACGTGACCACGCGCCATGCCCTCGACGACGAGCGACTGGGCGACCTTGGCGGATGCGTCGAGTCGCTCGTAGACCGTGTCGACGTACGACTGCTCGGCCTCGATCTCGCGCTGTTCCGCGTTGTGTGAGCTCACCCCACTCCTTCGGTGCTGGGAGAACTCACCATTCTAGGACGTCGGGTCGTGGCGTCGCAGGCGGATGCTCGCAGTCCGGACGGTCGTGGGGCCGTCGCCCGGGTGGCCGGCCGCCGGTTCGCGTCGTACCGTCGGAGGACACGCTCTCACCATCAGGGGAACCCATGCGCAAGACACTCGTCGCCCTCGCCGTCACGGCCCTCGTCGTCGCTCCTCTCACAGCGGCCGAGGCCGCACCATCCCGCTACAAGGTCTCGGTCGGCTCGTCCGACAAGACCCTCGACCTCACGTCGGACGACGGGACGAACCGCACCACGGTCATCAAGGGACGTGTCCGTGGCGGGTCGGTCAAGGGCACCAAGGTGTACGTCTACGCCGCCAACACGAGCGCTCGCAACCAGTCGTTCCGCTACATCGGCTCCGACCGGGTGTCGTCGAAGGGCCGGTTCGCCAAGAAGTGGAAGCCGCGCGACGGCGGCAGCTACGTCGTCAAGGTGGTCAAGCGCAAGGGCAAGGGCCGCGCCGAGGGCACCGGCACCACGCGGGTCAACGTGTTCCAGTTCGTCAGCCTCAGCAACTTCTACGTCCCCGCGGCGAGCGCCGGCGTGAGCCGCGTCGACAAGGCAGGGTCCATCAACGGACAGAACTGGTCGACGGCCTACCAGCTCGAGCCCGGCGGATCGGCCGTCTTCGCGACGCAGGGCTTCCGGTGCCTGCGCATCAACTTCAAGATCGGCGTCGCCGACGTGGCTCGCGGCGGATCGGGCTCGTTCCGCGTCGGGCAGGCCAGCCGCACTATCCTGGCCGGCTCGCACAGCTTCGGCCAGTCGTTCATCCAGCCGTCGACGAGCCAGCAGAAGCGGATGACCGCGAGCCAGCCCGTCACGGTGTCGGTGGCCGGCAACGCGCCGTTCGTCCTCGGTCTGCCCAAGGCCGCGTGCACGTACCCGATCCGCACGGCACCCAAGGCCTGACGGCCGTGGCATGACAGTGGTCCCCCTGCTCTGACCGTTCGGCGACGCTGCGGATGTTGTCGCCGTACCCTTGGGGGACCTAAGTCCCGCCTCCCAAGGATGTCATCGTGCGCAAGATCTTCGTTCTGCTCGCTGCGGCCGTCGTCGTCCTGGGACTCTTCAGCCCTGCCGAGGCGGCCCGCAAGAAGAGCTTCGGCGTCTCGCTGAGCCCGACGCCGAGCGGCACCCAGAAGACCTACAACGACACGAGCCTCGACCTGAGCTCGGCCCACGGCGAAGCGCACGGGCGGACCACGATCCGCGGACGGGTCAAGGGCGGCAAGGTCGTGGGCAAGAAGGTGCAGGTCTACGCCACCAACATGCACAGCGCGTCGCGCACGCGCACGTCGCTCGGCTCGGCACGCATCGGCAAGGGCGGCGTGTTCACGAAGGCCTTCAAGCCGGCCAACGGCCACGCGGGCACGTACAAGATCGAGGTCGTCAAGAGCGCCGGCGGCGGCCGCAAGGCCAAGGTCAAGACCTTCTCCATCCGCGTGTACGAGTGGGTCAGCCTCTCGTCGTTCTACCAGCCCGCAGCCAGCACGGGCAGCGTCACGGTGGCCGACAAGGAGCAGACCGGCAGCGGCACCAACCCGAACGAGCGCTGGAGCACCGCGTACGCGCTGACCGGCGACTCGACCGCGGTGTTCAGCTTCGCCGGATACCGCTGCATGCGCTTCAACCT is a window encoding:
- a CDS encoding HelD family protein; its protein translation is MSSHNAEQREIEAEQSYVDTVYERLDASAKVAQSLVVEGMARGHVGNEGGLVERDAMVFQAQRRLSALNAAHDGLVFGRLSMLNGESRYIGRIGIRDADREILLIDWRAPAAAIFYQATAQEPSGVVRRRVLRCANDKVIGVEDDLLDADNAPDDLVVIGEGALLASLTRARDSTMHSVVATIQKEQDEAIRAPSRGATTIGGGPGTGKTVVALHRAAYLLYTDRRRFESGGVLVVGPSTVFMNYIERVLPSLGETSVTLRSLGEVVDGIRAARHDESVAAAAKGSSRMTGFLAKAAAAPMAGAPTEFRYFFKDDVLRLDAAQLDKLRRQLLNNAKRNRAYAQAPAVLVEALWRQVRGERALDKGRDDFVEIVTTDDRFIDFVEQWWPPVEPIEIWRMLPDVIDRLSAGHGGEGTFSRVEVAALKASWAAGEPSIQDVPLVDELRYLLGELPEVTDDDDDGPKQLMSFERRERDERVDRNRTTQSIEDDGFAHVLVDEAQDLSPMQWRMLGRRGRHASWTIVGDDAQSSWPHPQESASARKAALDGKPEHAFRLSTNYRNSAEIYELAAKVAVIGVPDPDLADAVRRTGELPQHLLVSADELVGTVRRSAREMLDRVDGTVAVVAPRASLGRLRDDLAELTSQHPDRLRVLDGLDTKGLEFDGVVVVEPDAITDEAAAGWRTLYVVLTRATQLLSTVGTTDRWSDRIG